CGGCGGAGCCCCACCTGCTGCGCGATCCGCTCCGCCTGGTAGAACTCGGCGGGCGCGAGCCGGCGGTTCAGCTCCGGGTACTTCTCGGCGCTGACCTTCCCGGCCGGGTAGTACTGGTCCATGAGGTTGACATAGGTGTCCGGCCCCAGCTTGGCGGCGATCCACTCGAGGATGGCGCGGGTCTCGTCCAGGCAGCCGGGCATGACCAGGTGGCGCACGATCAGGCCGCGGCGGGCGAGCCCGTCGTCGCCCACCACCAGCTCTCCCACCTGCCGGTGCATCTCCTTGATGGCCGCGCGCGCCGCCTCCGGGTAGTCCTCCGCCTTCATGTAGCTCCGGCTGCGCTCCGCGCTCCAGTACTTGAAGTCGGGCATGTAGATGTCGACCACGCCCTGCATGAGGCGCAGGCTCTCGAGCGCGTCGTAGGCGCTGGTGTTGTAGACAATGGGCAGCCGCAGCCCCCGCTCGACCGCGACCACCAGCGCCTCCAGCACCTGCGGCACCACGTGCTCGGGCGTGACGAAGTTGATGTTGTGGCAGCCGCGCGCCTGCAGCTCGAGCATCATGCCGGCAATGCGCTCGGGCCGCATGCCCGGCGTGGCCGTGCCCGGCTTGACCGCCTGGCTGATGTCGTAGTTCTGGCAGAACACGCAGCGCAGGTTGCAGTGCGAGAAGAAGATGGTGCCCGAGCCGTTCCACCCGCGCAGGCAGTCCTCCTCGCCGAAGTGCGGGAAGTAGCTGCCGACCACGGCGTAGCGCCCGGTCTTGCACGCCGCCCACCTGTCCTCCAGCCGGTTGACCTCGCAGTTGCGGGGGCAGGCGCGGCAGCAGGCCAGCCCGTCGAGCGCCGCCTGCGCGCGCTCCCGCAGCTCGGCGGGGGAGAGGTCCAGGTAGGCCGGCCGGCAGCCGTCGGGCGCGCCCGGGGCGGGGACGCTCCGGGCGGCGGAGGGCGGTGCGGCGGAGGGCGATAGGTTCATGGTTTGTGCGGCAGCGGAGGGCCGCGCGGGCGCTCCTGGATCGACGTCGGCTGCCCGTCATCGACGTCCACTCCCGTGCTCAAAATAGGGCCAAGGTCCGGTCCCCGCATGGGGTGCCACGGCTCCAGGCGGCCGGTGCTGGCGAACCGTCGAGGAGGCTAGCCGGATGCAAGTCCGGCAAGACGGCCGGCTTTTCCGTGAGGCTTCTGCGGTCACCGGCTCGGCCCAGCCGCCGCGGGGGCTTGCCTTGCACGCCTACGGCCTGGCCGTTGCCTCAAGCCTGCTCGCCCGTGGCCGGTCAGGGTAGCCACCTGTGACGGCCACAGGGCATCAGCGGGCGGCCTGACCGGGAACCAGCATGCACCACCGGGCACCGGCACCCTCAGGGCGCTCAGGGCGCCAGGGCGCCGCTCAGGTTGTCCGGCGACGCGCCCGCCATTAGATTGTAGCAGGTTTCGGGACGTGGCGCAGCCCGGTAGCGCACCTGA
This portion of the Gemmatimonadota bacterium genome encodes:
- a CDS encoding radical SAM protein, with translation MNLSPSAAPPSAARSVPAPGAPDGCRPAYLDLSPAELRERAQAALDGLACCRACPRNCEVNRLEDRWAACKTGRYAVVGSYFPHFGEEDCLRGWNGSGTIFFSHCNLRCVFCQNYDISQAVKPGTATPGMRPERIAGMMLELQARGCHNINFVTPEHVVPQVLEALVVAVERGLRLPIVYNTSAYDALESLRLMQGVVDIYMPDFKYWSAERSRSYMKAEDYPEAARAAIKEMHRQVGELVVGDDGLARRGLIVRHLVMPGCLDETRAILEWIAAKLGPDTYVNLMDQYYPAGKVSAEKYPELNRRLAPAEFYQAERIAQQVGLRRLDQRRPHPLLLRRLALF